From a region of the Phaseolus vulgaris cultivar G19833 chromosome 6, P. vulgaris v2.0, whole genome shotgun sequence genome:
- the LOC137833343 gene encoding uncharacterized protein, protein MADQLSQLLLGVEVVPGEVDKWIWKVGGLQFFTVSSAYNLIRKDNEVVSSPVFCKLWGSKAIPSVGLLAWRVLENKLATKVNLSRRGVQLESLWCVFCGKEEESGSHLFFGCSFAWRVWCLCYRWLGILFVSHIEPKLNFDQFRLSFSSETGLVVWNTIWVGVVSEIWSHRNRLIFKGGVADVSEVFALVQVKVWSWVSTNFRSVSFSYSDWCLEPMECMRVVY, encoded by the coding sequence ATGGCGGATCAATTGAGCCAGCTCCTGCTTGGGGTTGAGGTTGTCCCAGGTGAGGTTGATAAATGGATTTGGAAGGTTGGGGGTCTCCAATTTTTTACAGTCAGCTCTGCGTATAACCTTATTAGGAAGGATAATGAGGTTGTTTCTTCGCCGGTTTTCTGTAAGTTATGGGGGTCCAAGGCAATTCCTTCAGTAGGGCTTttggcttggagggtgttggaaaacAAGCTTGCTACTAAGGTTAATCTTAGTAGAAGAGGGGTGCAGTTAGAAAGTTTGTGGTGCGTATTTTGCGGGAAAGAGGAAGAGTCTGGTAGTCACTTGTTCTTTGGATGCAGTTTTGCTTGGCGAGTTTGGTGTTTATGCTACAGATGGCTTGGGATTCTGTTTGTGTCTCACATTGAGCCGAAGCTGAACTTTGATCAATTTAGGCTGAGCTTTTCTTCTGAGACGGGTCTGGTAGTTTGGAACACAATCTGGGTAGGGGTGGTTAGTGAAATTTGGAGTCACAGGAATCGCTTAATTTTCAAAGGAGGAGTGGCGGATGTATCTGAAGTTTTTGCATTGGTACAAGTAAAGGTGTGGTCCTGGGTGTCTACAAATTTCCGGTCAGTTTCCTTCTCCtattctgattggtgtttggaaccaATGGAGTGTATGAGGGTAGTTtactaa